Proteins encoded within one genomic window of Salipaludibacillus agaradhaerens:
- a CDS encoding LysR family transcriptional regulator, which produces MELRQLITFKTIIESGGFKKAADKLGYAQSSITAHIKALEKELGQPLFDRLGKTITLTQAGHHFYPYALDIIALYDKSKQVINEDETPWGDLTLGVSESLMIYWLPDLIKKYMERFPNVNIVLKSLNYENLTAQLKQGEIEAAILVEEPDWSPHTLTINELKRDRLELISSSSSTSHTLKTMLVTEYSCSWRPHVNTYLKQADSSDMKQVELPSIEAIKQCVACGLGKAMLPRFVVEKEIENGEFIKESTGELNQEIGIFTAVHTNKWIGPNLQAFFNLLNTEVSNI; this is translated from the coding sequence ATGGAATTACGGCAACTCATCACCTTTAAAACAATCATTGAATCAGGAGGATTTAAAAAAGCAGCAGATAAATTAGGCTATGCTCAATCATCTATAACGGCTCACATTAAGGCATTAGAAAAAGAACTGGGTCAACCGTTATTTGATCGCCTCGGGAAGACAATCACGTTGACACAAGCAGGTCATCATTTTTATCCTTATGCCCTTGATATTATCGCTTTGTATGACAAGTCAAAGCAGGTCATAAACGAGGATGAAACACCATGGGGAGATTTAACACTTGGGGTCAGTGAGTCTTTAATGATTTATTGGCTACCGGACCTCATAAAAAAATATATGGAACGGTTTCCAAACGTCAACATTGTACTGAAGTCGTTAAACTATGAGAACTTAACAGCTCAATTGAAACAAGGAGAAATAGAGGCTGCTATTCTAGTGGAAGAGCCTGATTGGAGCCCCCACACCTTGACGATTAATGAACTGAAACGTGATCGATTAGAACTTATTTCTTCATCTAGTAGCACATCCCATACTTTAAAGACGATGCTTGTAACTGAGTATTCGTGTAGCTGGCGCCCCCATGTGAACACTTACTTAAAACAAGCTGATAGTTCAGACATGAAACAGGTCGAATTACCGAGTATTGAAGCGATTAAACAATGTGTGGCATGTGGCTTAGGAAAAGCGATGCTGCCAAGGTTTGTTGTAGAAAAAGAAATAGAAAATGGGGAATTTATTAAAGAGTCGACTGGAGAGCTCAATCAAGAAATCGGGATCTTTACAGCGGTTCACACAAACAAATGGATCGGGCCAAATTTACAGGCTTTCTTTAATCTTTTAAACACTGAAGTTAGCAATATATGA
- a CDS encoding NAD(P)H oxidoreductase: MNVLTVVTHPRIESLTFSMANHLMKGIKDNGHHTDMLDLYRLGFNPVLGIEDEPEWTAKSQVFSAEVHKEMQRLEQYDALAFVFPLWWWSMPALMKGYIDRVWNYHFAYGSGQLPHKRVLWLSLAGAPIERFEKRKYDTMIKHYFNVGLADYCGIPISKFELFYETVKPTPQHVQKWQARSYELGNTFFTHVETTGVVSK; encoded by the coding sequence ATGAACGTACTTACAGTCGTAACCCATCCGCGAATAGAGTCACTGACATTTTCAATGGCTAACCACTTGATGAAAGGGATAAAAGATAACGGTCATCATACCGATATGCTCGATTTGTATCGATTAGGCTTCAATCCAGTATTAGGTATTGAAGATGAACCAGAGTGGACCGCAAAGTCACAAGTATTTTCTGCTGAAGTCCATAAGGAAATGCAACGATTAGAGCAGTATGATGCTTTAGCTTTTGTTTTTCCCCTTTGGTGGTGGAGCATGCCAGCACTGATGAAAGGCTACATCGATCGTGTATGGAATTATCATTTTGCTTACGGTTCAGGACAACTCCCCCATAAACGGGTTTTATGGCTCAGTCTAGCTGGTGCACCAATAGAACGTTTTGAAAAAAGAAAGTATGACACTATGATCAAGCACTATTTTAATGTAGGGTTGGCGGATTACTGCGGCATCCCTATCTCTAAATTTGAACTTTTTTATGAGACAGTCAAACCCACTCCTCAGCACGTGCAAAAGTGGCAGGCAAGATCTTATGAATTAGGGAACACCTTTTTTACTCATGTAGAAACGACAGGAGTTGTTAGCAAATGA
- a CDS encoding transglutaminase-like domain-containing protein codes for MLLICESSNLSDYLVDHPMLTLSHPLIQEQKEKLFAGCNTVHEKVDRAFTFVRDHIAHSWDIQGTRVTCTALDVLTYKEGICYAKSHLLAALLRSVEIPTGFCYQKLMLFDTPANGYCIHALNAVYISSIKKWMRLDARGNKPGVNAQFTLLHEQLAFPLQSNKGEIDYPIIYQHPHPKTITALKTNDHAVHMYTKHLPTSL; via the coding sequence ATGCTACTCATTTGTGAATCATCGAATTTAAGTGATTACTTAGTGGATCATCCCATGCTCACTCTTTCGCATCCTCTCATCCAAGAACAGAAGGAGAAACTTTTTGCAGGCTGCAATACAGTCCATGAAAAAGTCGATAGGGCTTTTACCTTCGTTCGTGATCACATTGCCCACTCTTGGGACATTCAAGGCACACGTGTCACCTGCACAGCGTTGGATGTTTTAACTTATAAAGAAGGTATCTGTTATGCAAAATCTCATTTACTCGCCGCTCTACTTCGTTCTGTAGAAATACCAACAGGCTTTTGTTATCAGAAGCTCATGTTATTTGATACACCGGCAAACGGTTATTGCATTCATGCTTTAAATGCTGTCTATATTAGTTCTATTAAAAAGTGGATGCGATTGGATGCTCGTGGTAATAAACCGGGAGTTAATGCTCAATTTACTCTTTTACATGAGCAATTAGCCTTTCCCCTTCAGTCTAATAAAGGAGAGATTGATTATCCTATTATTTATCAACACCCTCATCCAAAAACGATCACAGCCTTAAAAACTAATGATCATGCAGTTCACATGTATACAAAGCATTTACCCACCTCTTTATAG
- a CDS encoding VOC family protein has protein sequence MKIEHVAVWVNDLENMKHFYTTYFNGQANDKYTNTRKQFESYFISFESGARLEIMRKQGVDNTPSDTMIGWAHIAFSTGSEEAVDELTERLKKDGYSVVNGPRVTGDGYYESVVEDPEGNLVELTL, from the coding sequence ATGAAAATTGAGCATGTGGCCGTATGGGTCAATGATTTGGAAAATATGAAGCACTTCTATACCACTTACTTTAACGGACAAGCCAATGATAAATACACGAATACAAGAAAGCAATTTGAATCATATTTTATAAGTTTTGAAAGTGGTGCAAGGTTAGAAATTATGAGGAAACAAGGTGTGGATAACACACCTTCTGACACGATGATAGGCTGGGCGCATATTGCTTTTTCTACAGGTAGTGAAGAGGCTGTCGACGAATTGACTGAACGGCTTAAAAAAGACGGTTACTCTGTTGTAAACGGTCCGCGTGTGACGGGAGACGGTTACTATGAAAGTGTAGTAGAAGATCCAGAAGGGAACCTTGTGGAGTTAACGCTTTAA
- a CDS encoding ABC1 kinase family protein — MGTTGKFMRMYKIIAFALTIFIRIYWYKIRKKTQSEWDHLWEDIGRGFREILFDLEGLLIKIGQLLSIRADLLPRPFIEQIQDLTDKVPPSSWQEIEKVLAEEWQSSVEDHVTQVETEAIASASIGEVYRATLKNGEKVAVKVQRPNIQQIVETDFRTLSIIIWFANHFVPLPKGFINLNVLFKELKQVIEQELDFSKEKQSLLTFKKRFEDYEGVLIPSVVEELSTSKVLVMEWVDGIKLTDETALNHLNITKQELAKRLTEIFLPQWLEPGSFHADPHTGNLLLSKEGKIILLDFGMVGTISKNDAMNFQRLIESLLSKNYSQAVEALIQLDFLLPDAEPRTMEKVLAEFMTFQPSQLQEMDIMSLKLEMANMIQALPIQVPTRFVFLGRSFMTIEGILASLIGEDEIIDQMKPVFLKWLQKQGNTKWHFVRYWLQSQPMFKIVHTVNDFLKLPHRMEDLKELEQRRQFQFTMYENSKRYCFQVTLIGGIGSGIGLYLTEPILGYIGLGVGVLGLLSYGVMSYKLRKWLKYMHPKRKT, encoded by the coding sequence ATGGGAACGACCGGCAAATTCATGCGCATGTATAAAATCATCGCGTTTGCTTTAACTATTTTCATCCGCATTTATTGGTATAAAATTCGTAAAAAAACACAGTCAGAATGGGATCATCTATGGGAAGATATCGGGAGAGGGTTCAGGGAAATACTCTTCGATTTAGAAGGGCTGCTCATAAAAATCGGCCAATTATTAAGTATTCGTGCTGACTTGTTACCCCGCCCATTTATTGAGCAAATTCAAGATTTGACAGATAAAGTACCACCATCGTCGTGGCAGGAAATAGAAAAAGTTCTAGCTGAAGAGTGGCAAAGTTCAGTAGAAGACCATGTTACCCAGGTGGAGACAGAAGCGATAGCCTCAGCTTCAATCGGTGAAGTTTATCGCGCCACATTAAAAAACGGTGAAAAAGTAGCGGTGAAAGTGCAACGGCCTAACATCCAGCAGATTGTCGAAACGGATTTTCGTACACTTAGTATTATCATTTGGTTTGCCAATCATTTTGTCCCGTTACCGAAAGGATTTATAAATCTAAATGTGTTGTTTAAGGAATTGAAGCAAGTAATTGAACAAGAGCTAGATTTCTCTAAAGAAAAGCAATCTCTTTTAACATTTAAAAAACGGTTTGAAGATTATGAAGGGGTCTTGATTCCGTCTGTTGTAGAAGAGCTTAGCACATCCAAAGTGTTAGTGATGGAATGGGTGGATGGTATTAAATTAACCGATGAAACTGCTTTAAATCATCTAAACATTACCAAGCAAGAGCTGGCTAAACGGCTTACAGAGATCTTTTTGCCTCAGTGGCTTGAGCCTGGTAGTTTTCATGCAGATCCCCATACAGGTAACCTTCTCCTTTCAAAAGAAGGCAAAATTATCTTACTAGATTTTGGGATGGTTGGGACGATTTCAAAAAATGATGCGATGAATTTTCAACGACTAATAGAAAGTTTGCTATCGAAAAATTATTCTCAGGCTGTGGAAGCTCTTATCCAACTTGATTTTCTCCTACCGGACGCTGAACCACGGACGATGGAAAAAGTGTTAGCCGAGTTTATGACTTTTCAGCCTTCTCAATTGCAGGAAATGGATATCATGTCTTTAAAGTTAGAGATGGCAAATATGATACAAGCTCTTCCTATTCAAGTCCCGACAAGGTTTGTATTTTTAGGACGTTCATTTATGACGATTGAGGGAATTTTAGCGAGTTTAATTGGAGAAGATGAGATCATCGATCAAATGAAACCAGTCTTTTTGAAGTGGTTGCAAAAACAAGGTAATACGAAATGGCACTTTGTCCGATATTGGCTCCAATCTCAGCCGATGTTTAAAATCGTCCATACTGTTAATGACTTTTTAAAATTGCCTCACCGTATGGAAGACCTGAAAGAATTAGAACAGCGAAGACAGTTTCAGTTTACGATGTATGAAAATAGCAAACGCTATTGTTTCCAAGTGACGTTAATCGGAGGCATAGGTAGTGGAATCGGATTATATTTAACCGAGCCAATCCTAGGCTATATTGGATTAGGTGTTGGGGTACTCGGCTTATTAAGTTACGGTGTTATGAGCTATAAGTTGAGAAAATGGTTAAAGTACATGCATCCAAAAAGAAAGACGTAA
- a CDS encoding DinB family protein, with the protein MSQPYDSLIEQLLANANDRSWYLSFQEAVEGLTEKEAFWKPSSHCHSIAEVVQHLIFWNDTWQKRYVNKDVTTVPSLENNKDTFHVPAECHFNELKEQLLISLLRWPSLLSQKQLMEKVEGFPVHAEWWSLIGNMSSHNAYHIGQIVYIRKLQRSM; encoded by the coding sequence ATGTCTCAACCATATGATAGTTTAATAGAACAATTACTCGCCAATGCCAACGATCGAAGCTGGTATCTTTCCTTTCAAGAAGCCGTTGAAGGGTTAACTGAAAAGGAGGCTTTTTGGAAACCGTCTTCCCATTGCCACAGTATTGCAGAGGTCGTTCAGCACCTTATTTTTTGGAATGACACGTGGCAAAAACGTTACGTCAATAAAGATGTCACAACGGTCCCATCGCTTGAGAATAATAAAGATACCTTTCATGTCCCAGCCGAGTGTCATTTTAATGAATTGAAGGAGCAATTATTAATTAGTTTGTTACGATGGCCATCATTATTGAGTCAAAAACAGCTGATGGAAAAAGTAGAAGGGTTTCCCGTCCATGCGGAATGGTGGTCGTTAATTGGAAATATGAGTTCTCATAACGCCTATCATATCGGGCAAATAGTGTATATTAGAAAGCTCCAACGTTCCATGTAG
- a CDS encoding NupC/NupG family nucleoside CNT transporter has translation MTILWGLFGMTVVLGIAYLLSSDRQAINFRTIIGGLAIQLLFAFLVLYSDTGRWVLEQFTGLVNQVIGFAGEGINFLFGGLFEAEGVGSIFAFEVLTVVIFFSSLISVLYYLGIMQRIINSIGGALAKLLGTSRPESLSAAANIFVGQTEAPLVVKPFLPQMTRSELFAVMTGGLASVAGSVLIGYSLLGIPLEYLLAASFMAAPSGLVLAKIMLPETDPQATSDEREFQMDEDQESYNVIDAAARGASTGLQLALNIGAMLLAFIALIALLNGILGGVESGINGSVNYMLSLFGSDSSINIQGLTLENIFGILFSPLAFAIGVPWSEAFQAGSFIGQKLILNEFVAYAAFAPEIDSLDPKTVLVVSFALCGFANVSSLGILLGGLGKLAPSRRGDIAQLGLKAVMAGMLASLLNASIAGMFF, from the coding sequence ATGACTATTTTATGGGGATTATTTGGGATGACTGTTGTCCTTGGGATTGCTTATCTACTCTCTAGTGATCGACAAGCAATCAATTTTCGTACAATTATTGGAGGATTAGCAATTCAATTACTGTTTGCATTCCTTGTCCTTTATTCTGATACTGGAAGATGGGTACTTGAACAGTTTACTGGCCTGGTAAATCAAGTCATCGGCTTTGCGGGAGAGGGCATTAATTTTTTATTTGGAGGCCTATTCGAAGCTGAAGGAGTCGGGTCAATATTTGCCTTTGAAGTTCTAACAGTGGTTATTTTTTTCTCATCACTCATTTCTGTTTTGTATTATTTAGGAATCATGCAAAGAATAATTAACAGTATTGGAGGGGCCTTGGCAAAGCTACTTGGGACAAGCCGACCTGAATCTTTGTCGGCAGCAGCTAATATTTTTGTGGGACAGACGGAAGCGCCGCTCGTCGTTAAGCCATTTTTACCACAAATGACGCGCTCAGAGCTATTTGCTGTTATGACAGGTGGTTTGGCTTCTGTAGCAGGTTCTGTCCTTATCGGTTATTCGCTTTTAGGAATTCCGTTGGAGTATTTGTTGGCGGCAAGCTTTATGGCAGCTCCTTCAGGCTTAGTGTTAGCAAAAATTATGTTGCCGGAAACTGATCCACAAGCGACGTCTGATGAGCGAGAGTTTCAGATGGATGAAGATCAAGAATCATACAACGTGATTGATGCAGCGGCTCGAGGAGCGAGCACAGGGTTACAGTTAGCATTAAATATCGGGGCTATGTTACTCGCCTTTATTGCCCTTATTGCCCTACTTAATGGTATACTTGGAGGCGTAGAAAGTGGCATCAATGGTTCTGTAAACTATATGTTAAGCCTGTTCGGTTCAGACTCGTCTATAAACATTCAAGGTCTTACATTAGAAAATATATTCGGTATTTTATTTTCACCTTTAGCATTTGCTATCGGTGTGCCGTGGTCAGAAGCGTTCCAAGCTGGATCTTTTATTGGGCAGAAATTGATCTTAAATGAATTTGTTGCTTATGCAGCCTTTGCACCTGAGATTGACAGCTTAGATCCAAAAACGGTTCTCGTCGTAAGCTTTGCTTTATGTGGATTTGCGAATGTTTCTTCACTCGGTATTTTGCTAGGTGGGTTAGGAAAACTGGCACCGAGCCGACGGGGTGATATCGCACAACTTGGTTTAAAAGCTGTTATGGCAGGTATGCTCGCATCGTTATTGAACGCATCGATTGCGGGAATGTTTTTCTAA
- a CDS encoding L,D-transpeptidase family protein — protein MRHTVLPGETLAQISLDYRIPLPQILSVNPGVNPDLIHPGQMIEIPSFPNPDTLPYHIDVSVGSRRLRLFRNGMLERDYPIAVGRMLFETPLGRYIIINKAPHPGGPFGTMWMSLSKQHYGIHGTNEPTSIGHAVSRGCIRMFNEDVEELAALIPIGTPVAINP, from the coding sequence ATGCGTCATACCGTTCTTCCAGGCGAAACATTAGCTCAAATATCTCTTGATTATAGAATTCCCCTTCCACAAATCTTATCTGTTAATCCCGGCGTGAATCCAGATCTGATTCATCCAGGACAAATGATAGAGATTCCTAGCTTTCCAAACCCCGATACATTGCCTTATCACATCGACGTGTCTGTTGGAAGTCGTCGGCTCAGACTTTTTCGTAACGGCATGTTAGAAAGGGACTATCCCATCGCAGTTGGAAGAATGTTATTTGAGACCCCACTTGGTCGGTACATTATTATTAATAAAGCACCTCATCCAGGCGGGCCATTCGGAACGATGTGGATGAGCTTGTCAAAACAGCATTATGGGATACACGGCACAAATGAACCAACTTCCATCGGGCACGCCGTATCACGTGGGTGCATTCGTATGTTCAATGAGGATGTAGAAGAATTAGCCGCTCTTATTCCAATTGGTACACCTGTGGCTATCAACCCTTAA
- a CDS encoding flavodoxin family protein, with product MKIMLLLGSSRKKGNSEQLAQDVLKDVPHTEVFLHDKTMNPIIDKRHTAGGFTRVDDDYEELLQQFLAHDIVIFATPLYWFGMSGQMKTFFDRWSQYLRDERFDLKAKLAEKKAYVIITGNKPDPKVSALPLIMQFNAIFQYVDMSFDDYLIGTGNKPGEVFTDSEAFQKARLWNERFLAFKQ from the coding sequence ATGAAAATCATGTTGCTTTTAGGAAGCTCACGAAAAAAGGGAAACAGTGAACAATTAGCGCAAGACGTGTTAAAAGATGTGCCACATACAGAGGTCTTTTTACACGATAAAACGATGAATCCGATTATTGATAAGCGTCATACAGCGGGTGGTTTTACCCGTGTGGATGATGATTATGAGGAGCTGTTGCAGCAGTTTTTGGCACATGACATTGTTATTTTTGCTACACCGTTATATTGGTTTGGCATGTCAGGACAAATGAAGACCTTTTTCGATCGGTGGAGCCAGTACTTAAGAGATGAACGATTTGATCTTAAAGCCAAATTAGCTGAAAAAAAAGCCTATGTTATCATTACAGGCAACAAACCGGATCCAAAAGTATCAGCTCTTCCACTTATCATGCAGTTTAATGCTATTTTTCAATACGTTGACATGAGCTTTGACGATTATCTCATTGGGACGGGAAACAAACCTGGTGAGGTATTCACAGATTCAGAGGCTTTTCAAAAAGCACGTTTATGGAATGAACGTTTTCTTGCTTTTAAACAATAA
- a CDS encoding DUF5391 family protein: protein MMFKKRQFNVIVISVMSATLFCAVIVLCSLSPLAKTGPNANEFGSNGMWTAIGGILLVYLIPLLLYGIGVPAMKYVMAVLCGGGILTSVPIVGISALMLLSSNDTVMLYSVIIGGFSLIIVNIAWFFFAFHSDKNGNSHTSQL, encoded by the coding sequence ATGATGTTTAAAAAGAGGCAATTTAACGTAATAGTTATCAGTGTGATGTCTGCCACGCTTTTCTGTGCTGTGATTGTCTTGTGCTCGCTTTCTCCTTTAGCCAAGACAGGACCAAACGCTAATGAATTCGGAAGTAATGGGATGTGGACAGCGATTGGAGGCATTTTACTCGTCTACCTCATACCATTACTATTATATGGGATAGGTGTTCCAGCAATGAAGTATGTGATGGCTGTATTATGCGGAGGTGGCATATTAACTAGCGTGCCAATAGTTGGGATAAGCGCTTTAATGTTATTATCGTCTAATGACACTGTCATGTTATATAGTGTGATAATTGGTGGGTTTTCATTGATTATTGTGAACATTGCTTGGTTTTTCTTTGCCTTTCATTCCGATAAAAATGGAAACAGTCATACAAGCCAGTTATAG
- a CDS encoding DUF4328 domain-containing protein: MRSTLTGQLLKYLLISMIIVLVIQTGLYVILLVSPTALTGFEGLFLLILYAYLFLVIAILVMYVIWMYKVHKDIHELNSYYPVSAMTSLLLLIIPIVNLFGIGRVHNQIAKFYRRQPSTAHLHKPIVRHLIFWYILILMMHQLTRYLSANSVTFDLYIIQNIGYLIVNVLILRGTMFINTGLNTLFDVVSKQGKQVIKKNDGLV; encoded by the coding sequence TTGCGTTCCACATTAACAGGTCAATTGTTAAAATATTTACTAATTAGTATGATCATTGTTTTGGTAATACAAACTGGATTATATGTCATTCTTTTAGTATCTCCAACGGCATTAACTGGATTTGAAGGGCTTTTCCTACTTATTTTATATGCGTACCTTTTCTTAGTTATTGCCATTCTAGTGATGTATGTCATCTGGATGTATAAGGTTCATAAAGATATTCATGAGTTAAACAGTTATTATCCTGTTTCAGCCATGACGTCACTCCTGCTATTAATCATCCCCATTGTCAATTTATTTGGTATAGGCAGGGTTCACAATCAAATTGCGAAATTTTATCGCCGCCAACCTTCTACGGCGCATTTGCATAAGCCGATTGTACGTCATTTAATTTTTTGGTACATCCTTATCTTGATGATGCATCAACTGACACGTTATCTTTCCGCGAATAGCGTCACATTTGATCTGTATATCATTCAAAACATCGGCTATTTAATCGTGAATGTTCTTATATTAAGAGGCACTATGTTTATAAATACTGGCCTCAACACGCTTTTCGATGTTGTTTCAAAACAAGGAAAACAGGTGATTAAAAAGAATGATGGATTAGTTTAA
- the deoC gene encoding deoxyribose-phosphate aldolase, protein MSQSLASLIDHTQLKADTQEDKIISLCEEAKTYQFASVCVNPVWVKKAAELLANSGVDVCTVIGFPLGASTPETKAFETTNAIENGATEVDMVMNIGALKDGNDALVEADMRAVAEAAKGKALTKVILETCLLTDDEKVRACELAVKAGLDFVKTSTGFSTGNATVEDVALMRKTVGDKAGVKASGGVRSLEDAQAMVKAGASRIGASAGVKIVKGEKADNDY, encoded by the coding sequence ATGAGCCAATCACTCGCATCACTCATCGATCACACCCAATTAAAAGCTGATACACAAGAGGACAAAATTATTTCTTTATGTGAGGAAGCCAAGACGTATCAATTTGCTTCCGTTTGCGTTAATCCCGTTTGGGTAAAAAAAGCGGCTGAGTTACTTGCTAATAGCGGTGTGGATGTATGCACAGTCATCGGCTTTCCACTTGGGGCAAGCACACCGGAAACGAAAGCATTTGAAACAACAAACGCTATCGAAAATGGCGCTACAGAAGTAGACATGGTTATGAATATCGGTGCATTAAAGGATGGAAACGATGCGTTAGTTGAAGCAGATATGCGTGCTGTTGCTGAAGCAGCAAAAGGAAAAGCATTAACGAAGGTCATTCTCGAAACGTGCTTACTTACAGATGACGAAAAAGTACGTGCGTGCGAATTAGCTGTAAAAGCAGGGCTTGATTTTGTCAAAACGTCAACAGGCTTCTCCACAGGTAACGCGACTGTGGAAGATGTAGCATTAATGCGGAAAACGGTGGGAGACAAAGCCGGTGTTAAAGCCTCCGGCGGCGTACGCAGCCTAGAGGATGCCCAGGCGATGGTAAAAGCAGGAGCTAGCCGCATTGGCGCAAGTGCCGGTGTGAAAATCGTTAAAGGCGAAAAAGCGGATAATGATTATTAA
- a CDS encoding DUF4328 domain-containing protein, whose amino-acid sequence MNKSNSQSISKILTIILSVAFIISIIALINTIIYMVNFSLYTSIATFDRVIMLAVSMFYVIIAILYAIWIYKIHKDLKFFSSYFPVSPGEAVGFYFIPVLNIYWQFHVPAKIASFLKKQSLTSGYGTVFATLWPIALLLGLVHNGLNLYTNSDFYIDISAVFITDLLLVLFVFILLRTNAMVIKSVEVLHAQHTENVPEENTTSYH is encoded by the coding sequence ATGAATAAATCTAACTCTCAATCTATTAGTAAAATTTTAACGATCATCTTAAGTGTTGCTTTTATTATTAGTATCATTGCTCTTATCAATACGATTATTTACATGGTTAATTTTTCTTTATATACGTCCATTGCCACATTTGATCGCGTGATTATGTTGGCAGTCAGTATGTTTTATGTCATTATCGCCATTTTGTATGCGATATGGATCTATAAAATACATAAAGATCTAAAATTCTTTTCTTCTTACTTTCCCGTTAGTCCAGGGGAAGCTGTTGGGTTTTATTTTATTCCTGTCTTGAATATATATTGGCAGTTCCATGTACCAGCTAAAATAGCCTCGTTTCTAAAGAAACAATCTTTAACAAGCGGATATGGGACCGTCTTTGCAACATTATGGCCCATCGCTCTTCTTTTAGGATTAGTTCACAACGGCTTGAACCTATATACGAATAGTGACTTTTATATCGATATTTCAGCTGTTTTCATCACTGATTTACTTTTAGTTTTATTTGTTTTTATACTTTTACGTACTAACGCCATGGTTATAAAAAGTGTGGAGGTGCTCCACGCACAACATACTGAAAATGTTCCTGAAGAAAATACGACAAGTTATCATTGA